One window from the genome of Haladaptatus paucihalophilus DX253 encodes:
- a CDS encoding methylated-DNA--[protein]-cysteine S-methyltransferase, which yields MFVSVWDWQVEIDDALVAEPLDEIRQQVGEYAAGERRSFDLTVDYPDSFTGRVMAAMADVPRGETRTYGDIADELDTAPIAVGQACGRNPVPLVVPCHRIVGANDLGGYSGGRGDRLGLKKRLLDLESD from the coding sequence ATGTTCGTCTCCGTTTGGGACTGGCAGGTCGAAATCGACGACGCGCTGGTCGCCGAACCGCTCGACGAAATCCGTCAACAGGTCGGCGAGTACGCGGCGGGCGAACGGCGGTCGTTCGACCTCACCGTGGACTATCCAGACTCTTTCACCGGACGGGTCATGGCCGCGATGGCCGACGTGCCGCGCGGCGAGACGCGGACGTACGGCGACATCGCCGACGAACTCGACACCGCGCCGATAGCGGTCGGACAGGCCTGTGGTCGCAATCCCGTGCCGCTGGTCGTGCCGTGCCATCGCATCGTCGGCGCGAACGATTTAGGCGGGTACTCCGGCGGACGGGGGGACCGCCTCGGACTGAAAAAACGGCTGCTCGACCTCGAATCCGACTGA